CATTTACTTCCGCCAAATGACGGAGGAATCAGTCTTGGACAGGCGGTGGCAGCAATGAGAAGTATGTGTGTACAAAAAGGGGAATAAATTATGTGCGTAGGATTACCAGCAAAAGTTATGACAATGAAAGACGGAATGGCAGTTGTAGATGCATCCGGAGCAAAGAGAGAAGTTTCAGCGGAGCTTATTGAGAATCTTGAGCCGGGCGATTATGTAATGGTCCATGCCGGTATTGCGATTGCAAAGATTACAGAAGAAGATGAGGATGAAGCAGAAGATCTTCTGGGGGGATTACTATGAAAGAACAGTTAAAAAAAGCAAAAGCTATCATTGAGGGATACGATGGACCTCCGGTCCGCGTTATGGAAGTGTGTGGAACCCACACGCATGAGATCTTTCATCTTGGTGTGCGGAAGATTCTGCCGCAGCAAGTAGAACTGATTTCCGGTCCGGGCTGTCCGGTCTGCGTCACACCAGCAGACTTCATTGATGAGGCGGTGTGGCTTGCTTTAGAAAAAAATGTGACAATCTGTACATTTGGGGATCTGGTTCGTGTGCCGGGAAGTACAAAGAGTCTTGCAGATGCCAGAAGCCTTGGCGGAAAGATTCAGATGGTTTATTCTCCAATGGATGCGTTTGAATATGCCAAAGAGCATAAAGAGGAGCAGGTTGTATTTCTTTCTGTTGGATTTGAGACAACCACTCCGGCAAGCTGTCTTTCAGTAAAGATGGCAAAAGAAGCAGGTCTTACGAATTATGCGCTTCTTACTGCGAATAAAACAATGCCAGGAGCCTATGAAATGTTAAAAAACAGTGCGGATGTTTTCCTGTATCCGGGACACGTCAATGCGATTACCGGAAATGCATTAAACAAAAAGCTTTGTGAGGAAGAAGGAATCAGCGGTATAGTAACCGGCTTTACTGCCAGCGAGATTTTAACTGCATTTGCTGTATTATTAAAGAAGTTCCCGGAAGGCAAACCGTTTTTTGTTAATGCCTATCCAAGGGTTGTTACGGAAGAGGGAAGTATTCCGGCACAGAAACTGATCAAAGAATGGATGGAACCATGTGATTCTCAGTGGAGAGGACTTGGTATGATTAAAAATTCCGGACTTCGTTTAAGAAAAGAAGCGCAGGACTTTGATGCAAGAGTGAAGTTTTCGATTCCGAAGATGGAAGGAAGAACAAGTCCGGCCTGTCGCTGTGGAGATGTTTTACAGGGCAAATGTCTTCCAACAGATTGTAAAGTGTTTGGAAAAGGATGTACACCACTTCATCCGATCGGGGCATGTATGGTGTCGAACGAAGGGGCCTGTTCAGCATATTACCAGTATAACAGCCGAGGAGAATAAATATATCAGATGTGAGATGACTCCCACCTTTGTAGGTGGCGAGCAGCAAGAATGCCGGGGCATTCTTGAAAAGAAAGAGGAAAAACAATGGATAACTTAAAAGGAAAAACAGTTTCTCTTGCCCATGGTGCAGGAGGAAAACAGACAAGCGAATTAATTGACCAGGTATTTAAAGCACATTTTGCCAATCCGGAACTGACAAGTGATGATGCGGCAGTATTAAAAATGAAAGAAGGAAAGATTGCATTTACAACGGATGGATTCATCGTATCTCCGTCAGAATTTCCGGGAGGAAATATCGGAAAATTAAGCATTTGCGGTACGGTGAATGATTTGTCCTGTATGGGAGCAAAACCACTGTATCTTTCCTGTGCCTTTGTTATTGAAGAGGGATTTCCAATGGAAAAACTCGAAGCAATTGCAGCCGCAATGGAAAAAACAGCAAAGGAAGCCGGTGTAAAGATTGTTGCAGGTGATACAAAGGTTGCCGGTAAGGGACAGGTTGATGGCGTATTTATTACAACAACAGGTATCGGTGAGATTCAGGAAGGTGTAGAGACCTCTGGATTTATGGCAAAACCAGGTGATGCGGTTATTGTCAGTGGAGATATCGGAAGACATGGTTGTACTATTCTTCTTGCAAGAGAGGATTTTGGAATTGATGCCGATGTGACAAGTGACTGTGCACCACTTTGGGGAACAGTGCAGGATATTTTATCAGTGACGAAGGATGTACACGTAATCCGCGATGCAACACGAGGTGGTGTAGGAACAGTTTTATACGAGATCGCAGAGCAGAGCCATACAGGAATACGGCTGAATGCAGAGGAAATTCCAGTACAAGAAAGCGTAAAAGGTGTGTGCGGAATGCTTGGATTAGAGCCACTTTATCTTGCCTGTGAAGGTCGTCTTGTCATTTTTGCGCCAAAAGAAAATGCAGAAGCGATCGTTGCAAAGTTACGTGAAGGAAAATATTCAACAGAGGCAGCGATTATCGGTGAAGTTACCGAAGAAATGCCGGGAAGAGTTGTAGTGACAACAGAAATCGGAGCAGAAACATTACTGCCACCGCCGGGGGGAGAACTTTTACCAAGAATCTGTTAAGTTAGAGAAAGGAAAAACATGGAGAATACAAGAATCGCTGTTCTCTCCATTATCGTAGAGGACAGTGAAAGTACGGCAAAGTTAAATGAAATGATTCACGATTATGCAGAGTATGTTGTAGGCAGGATGGGTATTCCTTATCGGGAGAAAAATATCAGTATTATCAGTTTGGTAATCGATGCTCCGCAGACAAAGATCAGTGAGCTGTCTGGAAAAATAGGGCGCCTTTCCGGTGTGACAGCAAAAGCTGCTTACGCAAAAGTGTAATCAGTGTACGGATAAAAGGAAAAGAAGATATGATTAAGATAGCGGTATATGGAAAGGGTGGAATCGGAAAGTCTACAACAGTTTCTAATATAGCAGCAGTATTTGCCAGCGAGGGACTTCGAGTGATGCAGATTGGCTGTGATCCAAAGGCAGATTCAACGGTGTTACTGCGTCATGGTGAGAAAGTAGAGACGGTTCTTGACCTTGTACGAACGAAAAAAGATAATTTTACATTAGAAGATATCGTTAAAGAAGGCTTTGCCGGTGTCTGTTGTGTAGAAGCCGGCGGACCATCTCCCGGACTGGGCTGTGCCGGAAGAGGAATTATTGCGGCGTTAGAAACATTAGAAAAAAAGGGAGCTTACGAGAAATACTGTCCGGATGTTGTAATTTACGATGTTCTTGGCGATGTTGTCTGTGGCGGATTTTCCATGCCGATGCGTCGTGGATATGCCGATAAAGTATTTGTCATTACTTCTGGTGAGAATATGGCAATTCATGCAGCGGCGAATATCGCCATGGCAGTAGAAAACTTTAAGGATAGAGGATACGCACAGCTGGGAGGCCTTATTTTAAATCGCAGAAATGTAAAAAATGAAGAGGAAAAAGTTGCGGAACTTGCAGAAGATATTCACAGTAAGGTAATTGGAACATTATCAAGAAGTGAACTTGTTACAGATGCAGAAGAACAGCAGAAGACAGTAATGGAAGCATATCCGAATTCGCCGATGGCAGAAGAATACCGGGTACTTGCAAAACAGATCAGGAAGCTGTGTGGAATCTGATGAGAAGATAAGAGTAAGCTAAAATAAATTTTTTGGGATTTTTTGAAAAAGTGATACAAGCTGTAGAACATTTTACAGAGGAGGTGCGGATTTTGCTTGAAATGTTACATGGAAAAGCAAAGGATGAAGCATGGAATAATCAGGTAAAAGAAAAATTATCTCCAGCATTGCAGGAAGAAGTTTCTTTTAAAGATGCAGCCTGGCCATCGCCCTTTGTTCCGGGATTAGAATATAACAGTCCGGCACATGGACCATGGAATATCGTACATATGGGAATGCTTTTACCAGGTGCCCATCAGATTTATGTATGTGGTGCAAACTGTAACAGAGGTGTAATCCTTACTGCGGCAGAAATGAATGCTGGAGATAGATTTTCCTTTGTAGAAATAAAAGAAGAAGATTTATTTAACGGACAAATGGAAGAACTTGTTATCGAAGGAGTAAGTGATATTCTTCATAAATTACCGGAAAAACCATCGGTAGTTCTTTTATTCACTGTTTGTGTTCATCATTTTATGGGATGTGATCTCACGTATATTTATGATACATTAAGAGGACGATTCCCCGAGCAGTGTTTTGTAGATTGTTACATGGATCCGATTATGCAAAAAGAAGGGCTGACCCCGGATCAGAAGTTAAGAGCCGGTTTATATAAGCCGCTTCCAATGCGTGAAAAGAATTTAAAACAGATAAATATTATTGGCAATGATTTTCCGACAAGAGAGGAAACAGAATTAAAACAGATTGTAAAAGAGGCAGGTTATACAGTAAAAGACATTACAGAATGTAAAACCTATGATGAATATTTATCCATGGCAGAAAGTTATTTAAATATTGCCTGTTATCCACCGGCAAAGTATGGAGCAGAGCAGTTATCCAAACGACTTGGAATGAAGTTTCTCTATCTTCCGTTTTCCTTTGATTACAATGAGATAGATACCCAGCTAAAAAGTCTGGTAAAAGAAATGCAGGGATGTGAGATGCCAGATACCAGTTTACTTCAGAAAAGATGTGAGCGTATGTTAAAAGAAACGAAAAAACTTGTCGGTAATATGCCGATTACAATAGATGCTACAGCAGTTCCCCGGTTTTTAGGGCTGACGAAGCTGCTGATCACACATGGGTTTTCTGTCGTAAAAGTATTTGCGGATGGATTTTTGGCAGAGGAAAAAGCAGATTACTTGTGGTTAAAGAAAAATGCTCCTGATCTTAAAATAGGTGCAACAATACATCCGAACATGAGAGTGTATCCAAGAAATTCACAGGAAAAAGTACTTGCAATCGGACAAAAAGCCGCTTATTTTTCCGGGACAGAGCATTTCGTAAATATGGTAGAAGGCGGAGGTTTGCATGGTTATGATGGAATCTGCGAGCTTTGTTTAAAAATACAGGAGGCCTATCAGACAAAAAAAGATACAAGAGATCTGATTGTCCGTAAAGGATTAGGATGTGAAAGCTGTGTCTAAACTGTCCTATTGTATATTAACTAACACCTATATAACAAAAGACATTTCAAGTCGAGCAGTTCCTGTTACTCACCACCTGAAAGAGATGGGAGTCTTCTCGACTGAGATAAACAAAACATTTTTGCCGGAAAGGATGTAGTTATGAAACAAGTATCAGTAACATTATCAACTTATACGGCAGACGTCTCCGGAGTATGTTCTGCCCTCTATGAGCTTGGGGGCATGGTAGTGATCCATGATCCGTCCGGCTGTAATTCTACTTATAATACTCACGATGAGCCACGATGGTATGAGATGGACAGCCTTGTATTTATCTCCGGTCTTTCACAGATGGATGCCATTATGGGGAATGATGATAAATTTATTCACGATATCGTGCGGGCGGCAAAAGAACTTCAGCCTCGCTTTATTGCCTTAGTGCGAACACCGATTCCTCTGATGACAGGAACAGATTTTGAGGGGATATCACGTGTCATAGAAAAACAAACAGGAATTCCTGTATTCTACTTTCCGACAAGTGGAATGCATACCTATGTAAAGGGAGCAGGAATGGCAATGGAAACAATCGCAAGAGAACTTGTGCCAGCAGGTAGGAAATCTGTAAAAGAAAGAAAAAACAAGCAGGAGAATCCATTGAAAATCAATATTCTAGGAGCAACTCCGCTTGATTTTTCCATAAACTCTACCTTAGATTCTATAAAAGAATTTCTAAGCCGACATTTTGAGATTATCAGTACTTTTGCTATGGGAAGCTCTATAGAAGACATACAAAGAGCAGGAGAAGCAGACATAAATCTTGTCATCTCATCTGTTGGAGTTTTGGCGGCAAAAGCATTAGAAGAACGTTTTCATACCCCATATGTTATTGGTACACCAATCATTGGGTTTGAAAATGTATTAGCTGAAAAATTAATAGAATCCGCCTGGACAAAAAAGTCACAGACAGCCTATTTTAGTGTTTTACAAAAAGCACACAAAAAAGATACAGCTAATTTTACAACAATACAAAATACAGAAGCTGTTTCTAATTTAAATAAAATAAAAAGACTAACAGAAACAATAGAAAAAAATAAAGTCAGCGGTAACGTTTATATTATCGGTGAATCTGTTATATCCCAGTCATTAAAAGCGGCACTGGCATTACGATACGGAATAGAAGCCACTGTAATCTGTCCGCTTGAGACAGAACCGGAATATACAGAGAAAGATGTCTTACTCCTTTCTTCCGAGGAAGACATCAAAGAAGCAATAATGGATGCCGACACCGTAATTGCCGACCCAATCTATAAAACAATCTGTTCCGAAAAAGTAAATTTTGTGGCAATGCCACACGAAGCATACTCAGGAAGAATCTACAGAAAAGAAGTTTGTGATTTTATTCATTGAGAGAAACAGACGAAAAAAGAAATATTGCCATATCCCATCTGCTCTGTAGTCGCTGTGTTTAAGATGCTTGTCCGCATCTTAGACACGCTCCGAAGCCGCATCTGGGATATGGCAATATTTCTTTTTTCTGTTTTTTGGCAGGATAAGGGGGAGAAGTCAGAAGTCTTCTACTTGCTCGGAAGATGTATCGTCCAGACGATTATGTTCTTTCTTTAACGAGTAGAAAAGAAAAAGGGCTTATCATCAGTGAAACTTGAAAAAAGTCAGCATAGTGGAGAGAGCATCGCAACTGTAATGTGAGAGCGGGTAAATAAAATTCCATGACAGAGATATCTTCCGAGCAAGTAGTAGTCTTCTGACTTCTTCCCCTTATCTCCCCAAAGACTATTGAATTCATTCACGTGGAGCCAACAAACAGAAAATAAAAAGAATAGACCATTGCAACTGTAATGTGAGAGCAAGTAAAAATGCCGAACAGGCATTTTCTACGCAGTGATATCTTTACAGTTGCAATGGTCTATTCTTTTTATTTTCGTCTGTTCCCTAATGAATTAAATAGTAAATCATCACTTGGAAAAAGCTTTAAAATATTATATACTAGGGAGAGATGAATTTCGAAATATTTAGAGCATGAGGAGGATGAAAATGAAGAAGAATATTATCGCGATCAGCCGAGAGTTTGGTAGTGGAGGAAGAACGATCGGAAAGCTTGTTGCAGAGAAACTTGGTATTGAATTTTATGATAAGGATATTATTAAAAAAGTAGCAGAAGAGTCAGGTCTTACAAGAAAGTATGTCGAGCATTACGGAGAGTTTGCTCCATCTTCTGATCAGCGTTTTGCGTATTCTTTTGTAGGTCTTGATGAAGATTCCAGTTCCCCGCTTGTTCAGCTATGGAAGACAAGAGAAAAGGTAATTACAGATTTCGCAACGGCAAAGCCATGTGTTATTGTTGGTAGCTGTGCAGACTATATTTTAAGAGACAGGGAAGATTGTCTGAAAGTATTTTTATATGCGGATTCAGATACGAAGGAAAAGCGTATTCAGGAAATCTATGGCGAAGTTGGGTTAAAGCTTAAAAACCGGGTAAAAGATATGGATATTCGAAGAAGCCTGAATTATAAGTATTTTACAGGTCAGGATTGGGGTAAGGCACAGAATTACGATATGGCTCTTAACAGAGGAAGCCTGGGTGTTGAGAAGTGTGCACAACTTATCGTAGAAGCTGCATTAGGAGAATAGGATTAAAGACGTTACATCTATGAGATTCGATCACAGATTACAAAAAATTACAGAAAAATAGTATGGGAGTAATTTGAGAATGAAACGGGAACTGGAATTATTAAGAGTGAAAATGAAAGAAACAGGTGTAGATGCCTGCCTGATTCCTACAAGTGATTTTCATGGTTCAGAATATGTAGGGGATTATTTTAAGTGCAGAGAATATATATCCGGATTTACCGGTTCTGCGGGCACCTTAGTTGTTACTTTGGATGAAGCGGGACTTTGGACAGATGGAAGATATTTTTTACAGGCAGCAAAACAGTTATCTGGTTCTGGTATCACTTTGATGAGAGAACGTCAGCCAGGAGTTCCTTCAATAGAGGAATATTTAAAGACAACATTAAAGAAAGGTGAGACCTTAGGCTTTGATGGCAGATGCATTATGGCAGAGTATGCAGATACCCTGATCACACAGCTGAATGCACAGGGAGTGGCGGTCCGTACAGACATTGATCTGCCTGGTGCTGTGTGGGAGAAGCGTCCACCGTTATCAGCGCAGGCAGTATGGCCGCTTCCTGTGGAGTATGCCGGGGAGAGCAGTGAAAGTAAGATCAAACGTGTTCGGGAATTCCTTTCTGAAAAGAAGGCACAGTACTTACTGTTAACTTCTTTAGAAGATATCGCGTGGCTTTTAAATATGCGAGGTAACGATGTGGAATCTACACCGGTTATTTTAAGTTATCTTTTATTAGGACAACAGGAAATAATCTGGTATGTACAGGAGGAATGTCTTTCCGAAAAGATCAAGATCCTTCTAGAGATGCAGGGAATAAAAAATGCTCCGTATGCACAAATTTATGAGGATGTGAAGAAGCTTCCGGAAGAAGCATCGGTATATTATGATAAAGCGGCAGTAAATACAGCATTAGTTTCTGCATTGCCAGAAAAAGTGAAGAAGATAGAAGGTGTCAATCCGACTCTTTTGTTCAAAGCAAAAAAGAATCCTGTAGAAGTGGAAAATGAACGAAAAGCTCATATAAAAGACGGTGTCGCAGTTACAAAGTTTATTTACTGGTTAAAGAAAAATGCAGGGAAACAGAAAGTAACAGAGCGCACTGCGGCTGCAAAGTTAGAAGAGTTCAGAATGGCACAGGAGAATTATATAGAACCAAGCTTTGCACCGATCATTGCATATAAAGAACATGGAGCTATCGTACACTACAGCGCAACAAAAGAATCTGATATCGAGATACAGCCGGAAAGCTTCGTGTTAGCAGATACTGGCGGACATTATCTGGAAGGTACGACCGATATTACAAGAACAATCGCACTGGGGACATTGACTCAGGAAGAAAAAGAAATGTACACAACTGTATTAAAAGGACATATTCAGCTGGAAACCGCTCGTTTTTTACAGGGCTGCAGCGGTCAGAGCCTGGATATACTCGCAAGAGCTCCATTGTGGGAAAAAGGACTTGATTATAATCATGGAACCGGTCATGGAGTAGGTTATCTTTTAAGTGTTCATGAAGGTCCGAACAGCTTCCGCTATCGTCCATCTGTCAATGGACGAAATGACTGTATTTTAGAAGAAGGAATGATAACATCAGATGAACCGGGAATTTATTTAGAAGGAAAGTTTGGAATCCGTCTGGAAAACATGATCGTATGCCAAAAAGATGTAGAAAACGAATATGGCAGTTTTCTGTGTTTTGATTC
This Anaerobutyricum hallii DNA region includes the following protein-coding sequences:
- a CDS encoding nitrogenase component 1, with protein sequence MLHGKAKDEAWNNQVKEKLSPALQEEVSFKDAAWPSPFVPGLEYNSPAHGPWNIVHMGMLLPGAHQIYVCGANCNRGVILTAAEMNAGDRFSFVEIKEEDLFNGQMEELVIEGVSDILHKLPEKPSVVLLFTVCVHHFMGCDLTYIYDTLRGRFPEQCFVDCYMDPIMQKEGLTPDQKLRAGLYKPLPMREKNLKQINIIGNDFPTREETELKQIVKEAGYTVKDITECKTYDEYLSMAESYLNIACYPPAKYGAEQLSKRLGMKFLYLPFSFDYNEIDTQLKSLVKEMQGCEMPDTSLLQKRCERMLKETKKLVGNMPITIDATAVPRFLGLTKLLITHGFSVVKVFADGFLAEEKADYLWLKKNAPDLKIGATIHPNMRVYPRNSQEKVLAIGQKAAYFSGTEHFVNMVEGGGLHGYDGICELCLKIQEAYQTKKDTRDLIVRKGLGCESCV
- a CDS encoding AAA family ATPase, with translation MIKIAVYGKGGIGKSTTVSNIAAVFASEGLRVMQIGCDPKADSTVLLRHGEKVETVLDLVRTKKDNFTLEDIVKEGFAGVCCVEAGGPSPGLGCAGRGIIAALETLEKKGAYEKYCPDVVIYDVLGDVVCGGFSMPMRRGYADKVFVITSGENMAIHAAANIAMAVENFKDRGYAQLGGLILNRRNVKNEEEKVAELAEDIHSKVIGTLSRSELVTDAEEQQKTVMEAYPNSPMAEEYRVLAKQIRKLCGI
- a CDS encoding AAA family ATPase, which translates into the protein MKKNIIAISREFGSGGRTIGKLVAEKLGIEFYDKDIIKKVAEESGLTRKYVEHYGEFAPSSDQRFAYSFVGLDEDSSSPLVQLWKTREKVITDFATAKPCVIVGSCADYILRDREDCLKVFLYADSDTKEKRIQEIYGEVGLKLKNRVKDMDIRRSLNYKYFTGQDWGKAQNYDMALNRGSLGVEKCAQLIVEAALGE
- a CDS encoding TM1266 family iron-only hydrogenase system putative regulator, translated to MENTRIAVLSIIVEDSESTAKLNEMIHDYAEYVVGRMGIPYREKNISIISLVIDAPQTKISELSGKIGRLSGVTAKAAYAKV
- a CDS encoding HypC/HybG/HupF family hydrogenase formation chaperone, giving the protein MCVGLPAKVMTMKDGMAVVDASGAKREVSAELIENLEPGDYVMVHAGIAIAKITEEDEDEAEDLLGGLL
- the hypD gene encoding hydrogenase formation protein HypD produces the protein MKEQLKKAKAIIEGYDGPPVRVMEVCGTHTHEIFHLGVRKILPQQVELISGPGCPVCVTPADFIDEAVWLALEKNVTICTFGDLVRVPGSTKSLADARSLGGKIQMVYSPMDAFEYAKEHKEEQVVFLSVGFETTTPASCLSVKMAKEAGLTNYALLTANKTMPGAYEMLKNSADVFLYPGHVNAITGNALNKKLCEEEGISGIVTGFTASEILTAFAVLLKKFPEGKPFFVNAYPRVVTEEGSIPAQKLIKEWMEPCDSQWRGLGMIKNSGLRLRKEAQDFDARVKFSIPKMEGRTSPACRCGDVLQGKCLPTDCKVFGKGCTPLHPIGACMVSNEGACSAYYQYNSRGE
- the hypE gene encoding hydrogenase expression/formation protein HypE, translated to MDNLKGKTVSLAHGAGGKQTSELIDQVFKAHFANPELTSDDAAVLKMKEGKIAFTTDGFIVSPSEFPGGNIGKLSICGTVNDLSCMGAKPLYLSCAFVIEEGFPMEKLEAIAAAMEKTAKEAGVKIVAGDTKVAGKGQVDGVFITTTGIGEIQEGVETSGFMAKPGDAVIVSGDIGRHGCTILLAREDFGIDADVTSDCAPLWGTVQDILSVTKDVHVIRDATRGGVGTVLYEIAEQSHTGIRLNAEEIPVQESVKGVCGMLGLEPLYLACEGRLVIFAPKENAEAIVAKLREGKYSTEAAIIGEVTEEMPGRVVVTTEIGAETLLPPPGGELLPRIC
- a CDS encoding aminopeptidase P family protein — its product is MKRELELLRVKMKETGVDACLIPTSDFHGSEYVGDYFKCREYISGFTGSAGTLVVTLDEAGLWTDGRYFLQAAKQLSGSGITLMRERQPGVPSIEEYLKTTLKKGETLGFDGRCIMAEYADTLITQLNAQGVAVRTDIDLPGAVWEKRPPLSAQAVWPLPVEYAGESSESKIKRVREFLSEKKAQYLLLTSLEDIAWLLNMRGNDVESTPVILSYLLLGQQEIIWYVQEECLSEKIKILLEMQGIKNAPYAQIYEDVKKLPEEASVYYDKAAVNTALVSALPEKVKKIEGVNPTLLFKAKKNPVEVENERKAHIKDGVAVTKFIYWLKKNAGKQKVTERTAAAKLEEFRMAQENYIEPSFAPIIAYKEHGAIVHYSATKESDIEIQPESFVLADTGGHYLEGTTDITRTIALGTLTQEEKEMYTTVLKGHIQLETARFLQGCSGQSLDILARAPLWEKGLDYNHGTGHGVGYLLSVHEGPNSFRYRPSVNGRNDCILEEGMITSDEPGIYLEGKFGIRLENMIVCQKDVENEYGSFLCFDSLTLVPFDLSAIILEELSTKERRWLEQYHKKVFETISPYLTEEETEWLKETLI
- a CDS encoding nitrogenase component 1 — protein: MKQVSVTLSTYTADVSGVCSALYELGGMVVIHDPSGCNSTYNTHDEPRWYEMDSLVFISGLSQMDAIMGNDDKFIHDIVRAAKELQPRFIALVRTPIPLMTGTDFEGISRVIEKQTGIPVFYFPTSGMHTYVKGAGMAMETIARELVPAGRKSVKERKNKQENPLKINILGATPLDFSINSTLDSIKEFLSRHFEIISTFAMGSSIEDIQRAGEADINLVISSVGVLAAKALEERFHTPYVIGTPIIGFENVLAEKLIESAWTKKSQTAYFSVLQKAHKKDTANFTTIQNTEAVSNLNKIKRLTETIEKNKVSGNVYIIGESVISQSLKAALALRYGIEATVICPLETEPEYTEKDVLLLSSEEDIKEAIMDADTVIADPIYKTICSEKVNFVAMPHEAYSGRIYRKEVCDFIH